In Dioscorea cayenensis subsp. rotundata cultivar TDr96_F1 chromosome 9, TDr96_F1_v2_PseudoChromosome.rev07_lg8_w22 25.fasta, whole genome shotgun sequence, a genomic segment contains:
- the LOC120268606 gene encoding uncharacterized protein LOC120268606, which translates to MTHNPLNILLEKNALTGPNYVDWLRNLRLVLNLERIGYILEANIPTKPPPEASKEEQDVYLKWLEDDLRVWSYMLAFMSSDLQSSHEKMSDARSVLLHLQELYGEHSRTARYEISRELFMAKMSEGGEVGEHVLKMISMIERLEALDFSMDYNLQVDLILQSLPDSFSQFIVNFNMNEIECTLAGFLNKLVSTQS; encoded by the coding sequence atgACTCATAACCCActtaatattttgcttgagaaaaatGCCCTTACCGGGCCCAATTATGTTGATTGGCTTAGGAATTTGAGGTTAGTCCTCAATTTAGAGCGAATCGGGTACATTCTTGAGGCCAATATTCCTACCAAACCTCCACCTGAGGCAAGTAAGGAAGAACAAGACGTTTATCTAAAATGGCTTGAGGATGACTTGCGAGTGTGGAGCTATATGTTAGCCTTCATGAGCAGTGATCTGCAAAGCTCTCATGAAAAGATGAGTGATGCGAGATCGGTACTGTTGCACTTGCAggagctctatggagagcataGTCGGACTGCTCGGTATGAAATATCGAGAGAGCTTTTTATGGCAAAGATGAGTGAGGGTGGAGAAGTTGGAGAGCATGTCCTCAAGATGATCTCTATGATTGAGAGGTTGGAagctcttgacttttccatggaCTATAACCTTCAGGTTGATCTCATCTTGCAGTCTCTTCCTGACTCCTTCTCTcagtttattgttaattttaacatGAATGAGATTGAGTGCACACTAGCTGGTTTTCTTAACAAGCTAGTAAGTACTCAGTCTTAA